In Colwellia sp. M166, a genomic segment contains:
- a CDS encoding DEAD/DEAH box helicase gives MTDLNNASIGFDALGLPENLVSAVKALGFETSTAIQAQTIPPLLAGKDVLGEAQTGTGKTAAFGLPALAKIDVNLRKPQLMVLAPTRELAIQVAEAIETFAKDMKGLKVATLYGGQSYQPQFQQLERGAQVVVGTPGRLMDHLRRKSLKLANLSFCVLDEADEMLNMGFLEDIEWILEHLPKETQMALFSATMPAQIRKVANRFLKDPEHIKIAAVKKEKANITQYAWKVSGINKMTALERIAETVEYDAMIIFVRTRNDTIEVAEKLERAGYASVALNGDMNQAQRERTVDQLKSGVSSILVATDVVARGLDIPRISLVINYDLPGDNEAYVHRIGRTGRAGRSGTAISFVRPREMYSLRHYERLTSGTVAMYDLPNIQEIGKARIERTRNELASVIADKELTAMREIIEAMASESELSMTDLAAALLYQKQLKQPLQPKEDPKPRRDARERNDRDGGRNDSRGARDSRGGRNDARGGRDSGRNENRAERAPRKAKVARSDVDWQTYRLEVGKEHGARPGDIVGAIANEISLDSSYIGAINLHDKHSFVQLPKGMPEKSFTQLKRVQVRRQALAITVSDAQPSAVSERPARARKEQRTN, from the coding sequence ATGACTGATCTTAACAATGCCTCAATAGGCTTTGACGCCCTTGGTTTGCCTGAAAACTTAGTATCTGCTGTAAAAGCACTAGGTTTTGAAACATCAACTGCAATTCAAGCGCAAACAATTCCCCCTTTACTTGCTGGTAAAGATGTTCTTGGCGAAGCACAAACAGGTACCGGTAAAACCGCAGCCTTTGGCTTACCTGCACTAGCAAAAATTGATGTTAATTTACGCAAACCACAATTGATGGTGTTAGCACCAACACGTGAATTAGCGATTCAAGTTGCTGAAGCAATTGAAACCTTCGCTAAAGACATGAAAGGTTTAAAAGTAGCGACTTTATACGGTGGCCAATCTTACCAACCACAATTTCAACAACTAGAGCGCGGTGCTCAAGTCGTTGTTGGTACACCAGGTCGTTTAATGGATCACTTACGTCGTAAGAGCCTTAAATTAGCTAACTTATCATTTTGTGTACTTGATGAAGCTGATGAAATGTTAAACATGGGCTTTTTAGAAGACATCGAGTGGATCCTTGAACATTTACCAAAAGAAACACAAATGGCCTTGTTCTCTGCAACGATGCCAGCACAAATTCGCAAAGTAGCGAATCGCTTTTTGAAAGATCCTGAGCACATTAAAATCGCTGCAGTGAAAAAAGAAAAAGCTAATATTACACAATACGCATGGAAAGTAAGCGGTATCAACAAAATGACTGCATTAGAACGTATTGCAGAAACAGTTGAATATGACGCGATGATCATTTTCGTACGTACTCGTAACGATACCATTGAAGTCGCTGAAAAATTAGAGCGTGCTGGTTATGCTTCTGTTGCATTAAACGGTGATATGAACCAAGCACAGCGTGAACGTACAGTTGATCAATTGAAATCAGGCGTATCATCAATTCTTGTTGCAACAGACGTTGTGGCACGTGGTCTTGATATTCCTCGTATTTCATTAGTGATTAACTATGACTTACCTGGTGATAACGAAGCTTATGTTCACCGCATTGGTCGTACGGGTCGTGCTGGTCGTAGTGGTACTGCAATTTCATTTGTACGTCCACGTGAGATGTATTCATTACGTCATTATGAACGTTTGACTTCTGGTACGGTTGCTATGTATGACTTACCAAATATTCAAGAAATTGGTAAAGCGCGTATTGAACGTACTCGTAATGAGCTAGCAAGTGTTATTGCTGATAAAGAACTTACCGCAATGCGTGAAATCATCGAAGCTATGGCGTCAGAGTCAGAACTTTCAATGACAGATTTAGCGGCAGCGTTACTTTATCAAAAACAGTTAAAGCAACCATTACAACCAAAAGAAGATCCAAAACCTCGTCGTGATGCACGTGAGAGAAATGATCGTGATGGTGGACGTAATGATAGTCGTGGTGCTCGTGATTCTCGCGGTGGTCGTAATGACGCTCGTGGTGGTCGTGACAGTGGTCGTAATGAAAATCGCGCTGAACGTGCTCCTCGTAAAGCGAAAGTTGCTCGCAGTGATGTTGATTGGCAGACTTACCGCCTAGAAGTAGGTAAAGAGCATGGTGCACGTCCTGGTGATATCGTTGGCGCAATCGCTAATGAAATATCATTAGACAGCAGCTACATTGGTGCGATTAACTTGCACGACAAGCATAGCTTTGTACAGTTACCTAAAGGTATGCCTGAGAAGTCTTTTACACAGTTAAAGCGTGTTCAAGTTCGTCGACAAGCACTTGCTATTACGGTTTCAGATGCGCAGCCATCAGCAGTGTCAGAGCGCCCAGCTCGTGCACGTAAAGAGCAACGCACAAACTAA
- a CDS encoding DUF4097 domain-containing protein produces the protein MKLAQSLLFITAATLLSGCIVVASPSYANYHSQQELVIDAENLAKLDVEAGAGSLVISGSDKATTITVVADIYTEKGNSDNYQFALTDSGESAFLVAKINSSRGFWQGESPHIDIKVTMPSRLMLKVDDGSGSASISDIDGAVEIKDGSGDLTIKGIKNNLEINDGSGGLYVSEVIGNVRIVDGSGEMEISEIDGNVDIDDGSGSIYAKGISGNARFEDGSGDLKVRNVDGEITIDDGSGDIDVERAGGLKIIESGSGGLRVKQVEGGFEIDE, from the coding sequence ATGAAATTAGCTCAATCACTCCTTTTTATCACGGCTGCAACATTGTTAAGCGGCTGTATTGTGGTAGCCAGTCCTTCATATGCAAATTATCATAGCCAGCAAGAACTGGTTATTGATGCCGAAAACCTCGCTAAACTCGACGTTGAAGCGGGGGCGGGTTCATTAGTTATTTCCGGCTCCGATAAGGCGACAACGATTACCGTTGTTGCTGATATTTATACCGAGAAAGGAAATTCTGACAATTATCAATTTGCGTTGACCGATTCTGGTGAAAGCGCATTTTTAGTGGCAAAAATTAACAGTAGCCGTGGCTTCTGGCAGGGTGAGTCACCACATATAGATATTAAAGTTACCATGCCAAGTCGGCTGATGTTGAAAGTAGATGATGGCTCGGGTTCAGCAAGTATTAGTGATATTGATGGCGCAGTTGAAATAAAAGACGGCTCAGGTGATTTAACTATAAAGGGTATCAAAAATAATCTTGAAATTAATGATGGCTCAGGTGGTCTTTATGTCAGTGAAGTTATTGGCAATGTACGAATTGTTGACGGCTCCGGTGAAATGGAAATTAGCGAAATTGATGGTAATGTCGATATTGATGATGGTTCCGGCAGTATCTACGCAAAAGGTATTTCAGGCAATGCCCGCTTTGAAGATGGTTCTGGTGACTTGAAAGTCAGAAACGTTGATGGCGAGATAACGATTGATGATGGCTCTGGGGATATAGATGTTGAGCGAGCAGGTGGTTTAAAGATTATTGAGAGCGGCTCAGGAGGGTTACGTGTAAAACAAGTCGAAGGTGGCTTTGAAATAGACGAGTAG
- a CDS encoding NADH-quinone oxidoreductase subunit N, translating into MMSIASNAQPLLTMSMVAAILPQLIVAFGATLALLLVAWRRSQRTIVVFTSVVLIMSLLVNVSLLTMPAMQVTQLLKVDGYSSFAFSLILISALAALRMSHSFLKAHTEVHDEYYLLLLLMVLGSGILVTSDHYASLFLGFELLSISLVGLVGYHRESAYSVESGFKYLILSATASSFMLLGIAFIYSVTGNMSFSAVIPNAIYHQQGLGVFFQLGLLLFVSGIAFKLSIAPFHFWTPDVYQGSPTPVTMLMATVSKVAMFVVLLKCIVAQRYLLLENFQLFLLIFAIISMLLGNVMALKQQHLKRLLAYSSIAHMGYLLIVIIIASEQGLAFTWQSTLFYLAAYIVANLSIFMVIALLQLQRNNSLYQEDISRNDLKGLFWRAPSYALLMILGLLSLAGIPLTMGFIGKFYILTQATVAHAWWLIATLIIGSGIALGYYLPLIFNMFEDTSKASDKTKVTLGRNIDNLLVYSFILLGLALGILPDMINQFIG; encoded by the coding sequence ATGATGTCTATAGCGAGTAACGCACAGCCTTTATTAACCATGTCGATGGTAGCAGCAATTTTACCACAACTTATTGTTGCCTTTGGCGCCACGCTAGCATTGTTATTAGTGGCTTGGCGTCGTTCTCAGCGCACTATTGTCGTATTTACCAGTGTGGTACTCATAATGTCTTTGTTGGTTAATGTTAGTTTATTAACAATGCCGGCAATGCAAGTAACGCAATTGTTGAAAGTGGATGGTTACAGCAGTTTTGCTTTTAGTTTAATCCTTATTTCAGCCTTAGCCGCTTTACGTATGAGCCATAGTTTTCTTAAAGCACATACAGAAGTACACGATGAATATTATCTCTTGTTATTATTAATGGTGCTTGGTAGCGGGATTTTAGTCACTAGTGATCATTACGCGAGTTTGTTTTTAGGTTTTGAGCTATTGAGTATCAGCTTAGTTGGCCTAGTAGGCTACCATCGAGAAAGTGCTTACAGCGTGGAAAGTGGCTTTAAGTATTTGATATTAAGCGCGACAGCGTCGAGTTTTATGTTGTTGGGGATTGCCTTTATTTATAGCGTAACGGGCAATATGAGCTTTAGTGCGGTCATACCTAATGCCATCTATCACCAACAAGGCTTAGGCGTATTTTTTCAGTTAGGGCTGCTACTATTTGTTTCAGGTATTGCCTTTAAATTGTCAATTGCCCCGTTCCATTTCTGGACGCCAGATGTTTATCAAGGCTCGCCGACCCCGGTAACCATGTTAATGGCAACCGTGTCGAAAGTTGCGATGTTTGTCGTCTTGCTTAAGTGCATTGTTGCGCAGCGCTATTTACTATTAGAAAACTTTCAATTGTTTTTATTGATTTTTGCCATTATTTCTATGTTATTAGGTAATGTCATGGCGCTAAAACAGCAGCACTTGAAACGGCTACTCGCCTATTCATCAATTGCTCATATGGGCTACCTGTTGATTGTGATCATTATCGCTTCTGAGCAAGGCTTAGCATTTACTTGGCAAAGTACTTTATTCTATCTCGCGGCATACATAGTCGCTAATCTATCCATTTTTATGGTTATTGCGCTGCTACAATTGCAGCGTAATAACTCGTTATATCAAGAAGATATATCGCGAAATGATTTAAAAGGCTTATTTTGGCGCGCCCCGAGCTATGCCTTGCTCATGATACTCGGGCTGTTGAGTTTAGCGGGTATTCCATTAACTATGGGATTTATTGGTAAATTCTATATTTTAACTCAAGCAACGGTGGCGCATGCTTGGTGGTTAATTGCCACGCTGATTATTGGTAGCGGAATAGCTTTAGGCTATTATCTACCTTTAATTTTTAATATGTTTGAAGATACGTCGAAAGCAAGCGATAAAACTAAAGTCACTTTAGGTCGTAATATAGATAACCTGCTAGTTTATAGCTTTATTCTACTTGGCTTGGCTTTGGGCATATTGCCAGACATGATCAATCAATTTATTGGTTGA
- a CDS encoding NuoM family protein produces the protein MTLTCIMLALLFAGGLAWRAEKYWQGSAKWLALIALALLATVFAVFVISTNNDFAQLQVLSRVSWIKSFNIQYSIALDQLSIVLIALTWLLAIICVLVSWHEIQSNVGFYYFNLLLTIAGIIGVFIAVDMFLFFFFWEVMLLPMTAIIAIWGHENRQFAALKFFIFTQVSSLMMLVAIIGTGYFHLMQTGQLSFYYPDWLLLDIPLSISQYLMFGFFIAFAVKLPSVPVHSWLPDAHTQAPTAGSVLLAGVLLKTGAYGLIRFVIFLFPQASLQFAPIAATLAVVSIVYGAKMAFAQQDFKRLVAYSSISHMGFVMLALFAFNSTAYQGAIVTLVAHGLSSAALFSLAGMIYQRIHSRNLTDMGGFWQSAPRMGGFALAFAGAAFGLPGLANFIGEFFSLVGAFQVMPAFTIIAALGLIGSAIYGMVLFQTSFQGAPKQEIIDLQPRELIVCGSLLLMLLAIGLYPTLLLKFSFGV, from the coding sequence ATGACATTAACGTGCATTATGTTGGCTTTATTATTTGCTGGGGGATTAGCGTGGCGAGCTGAAAAATACTGGCAGGGTAGTGCCAAATGGTTAGCATTAATCGCCTTGGCTTTGCTAGCAACGGTTTTTGCGGTGTTTGTTATTAGTACGAATAACGACTTTGCACAGTTACAGGTGCTAAGCCGTGTCTCTTGGATTAAAAGCTTTAATATTCAATATAGCATTGCCCTTGATCAGTTAAGTATTGTCTTAATCGCGCTGACTTGGCTGCTCGCGATTATTTGTGTGCTCGTGTCATGGCATGAAATTCAAAGCAATGTGGGTTTTTATTATTTTAATTTACTATTAACCATTGCTGGCATCATTGGCGTTTTTATTGCGGTCGATATGTTTCTTTTCTTCTTCTTTTGGGAGGTCATGCTACTGCCCATGACCGCGATTATTGCAATTTGGGGCCATGAGAATCGTCAATTTGCCGCCTTAAAATTTTTCATCTTTACCCAGGTCAGTAGTTTAATGATGTTGGTTGCGATTATCGGCACAGGCTATTTTCATCTAATGCAAACGGGGCAATTGAGTTTTTATTATCCCGATTGGCTATTGCTCGACATACCACTGTCAATTAGTCAGTACTTAATGTTCGGATTTTTTATTGCCTTTGCGGTTAAGTTGCCGTCGGTACCTGTACATAGCTGGTTACCAGATGCTCACACTCAAGCACCCACAGCGGGTAGCGTGTTACTTGCGGGGGTGTTATTAAAAACGGGGGCATACGGTTTAATTCGTTTTGTTATTTTTTTATTCCCACAAGCTAGCCTGCAGTTTGCACCGATCGCCGCGACATTGGCGGTAGTGAGTATTGTTTATGGCGCGAAAATGGCTTTTGCACAACAAGACTTTAAACGCTTAGTCGCGTACAGCAGTATTAGTCATATGGGCTTTGTAATGTTGGCGCTATTTGCGTTTAATAGCACCGCTTATCAAGGCGCTATTGTTACTTTAGTTGCGCACGGTTTAAGCAGTGCTGCGCTATTTTCATTAGCAGGTATGATTTATCAGCGTATACATAGCCGAAATTTAACCGACATGGGCGGCTTTTGGCAAAGTGCGCCTCGCATGGGGGGCTTTGCTTTGGCTTTTGCTGGCGCCGCTTTTGGTTTACCGGGCTTAGCAAACTTCATTGGTGAATTCTTTAGCCTAGTTGGTGCATTTCAAGTGATGCCGGCATTTACCATTATTGCGGCTTTAGGCCTTATCGGTTCGGCTATTTACGGTATGGTGTTATTTCAAACAAGTTTCCAAGGCGCGCCAAAACAAGAAATTATTGATTTACAGCCCAGAGAATTGATTGTTTGTGGCTCACTATTGTTGATGCTGTTAGCTATTGGTTTATATCCAACGTTATTACTTAAATTTTCATTTGGGGTCTAG
- the nuoL gene encoding NADH-quinone oxidoreductase subunit L gives MNVLLASLPFYPFVSFLLLIVFGKKLSWRLAATISVSSMAISALVSAILLFELSVTQNQIMTVNLWHWFELTNAMGSSDVNVRFYLDGLSAVMISVVTGVGFLIHLFAAIYMKSDANFSRFMAYMNLFIVAMLILVLADNLVLLYLGWEGVGLCSFLLIGFWYQEQSNVLAARKAFIVTRIGDTSMAIGLLLLFNSFGQLNIEAVTLLAQQADSLSVGANAESADNIYWIALLLLGGAVGKSAQLPLQTWLPDAMAGPTPVSALIHAATMVTAGVYLIARMHGIFLLAPQVMNYVAWLGALTLLLAGIAALAQTDIKRVLAYSTMSQIGYMMLALGAGAWTAGVFHLMTHAFFKALLFLTAGAVIYALHHQQNLFKMGGLLKKLPFESSLFIIGLICLMALPGTSGFFSKEAIIAQLWSSDTAGPMLWWCAILGALLTSIYSCRLFFLGFLGKARFNENVQLEKSTLLRTSLIVLALLSLFGGLIPLDLTLVFSSVINLPLAQLTEPTWLHSVAIVTPFIGIVFSWFYFKSYRIYQVTGKEHILQPNNGRFVVFCRQGLGFDGLYKKLFIMPYQWLAQINKNDIFDQIIMLNAWYVGLWHDALVLVQNGSLRWYLAAFGLAIMLLLGVSLL, from the coding sequence ATGAACGTGTTATTAGCCAGTTTACCTTTCTACCCTTTCGTGAGCTTTTTACTGCTAATTGTTTTTGGTAAAAAACTGTCATGGCGGCTTGCTGCCACGATTAGTGTTAGTAGTATGGCGATTTCTGCATTGGTTAGCGCGATATTACTGTTTGAATTATCAGTGACTCAAAATCAAATTATGACGGTGAACCTTTGGCATTGGTTTGAGCTAACCAATGCCATGGGGAGTAGTGACGTTAATGTGCGCTTTTACCTTGATGGCTTGTCAGCGGTTATGATCAGTGTGGTTACCGGTGTAGGTTTTCTTATTCATTTATTTGCTGCGATTTACATGAAATCTGATGCGAATTTTTCACGCTTTATGGCTTATATGAATCTCTTTATCGTTGCCATGTTGATATTAGTATTAGCGGATAATTTAGTTTTGTTATATCTCGGTTGGGAAGGTGTTGGCTTATGTAGCTTTTTATTGATTGGTTTTTGGTATCAAGAACAGAGTAATGTTTTAGCCGCACGTAAAGCCTTTATTGTCACTCGTATTGGTGATACGTCGATGGCGATCGGTTTATTGTTACTGTTTAATAGCTTTGGCCAACTCAATATCGAAGCGGTAACACTGCTTGCGCAACAAGCAGATAGCCTAAGTGTAGGAGCTAACGCCGAAAGTGCGGATAATATTTATTGGATTGCTTTGTTATTGCTCGGTGGTGCTGTTGGCAAGTCGGCGCAATTACCCTTACAAACCTGGTTGCCTGATGCAATGGCAGGGCCTACGCCAGTCAGTGCGCTAATACATGCCGCAACTATGGTCACCGCGGGGGTCTATTTAATTGCTCGCATGCATGGCATTTTCTTATTGGCACCACAAGTGATGAATTATGTTGCTTGGCTTGGCGCACTAACGCTTTTACTCGCCGGGATTGCTGCCTTAGCGCAAACCGATATTAAGCGCGTTTTGGCGTATTCAACCATGAGCCAAATTGGCTATATGATGCTCGCGTTGGGCGCCGGTGCTTGGACTGCCGGTGTATTTCATTTAATGACGCATGCGTTTTTCAAAGCGCTACTGTTCTTAACGGCAGGGGCCGTTATTTATGCGCTACATCATCAGCAAAATCTATTTAAAATGGGCGGCTTGTTGAAGAAGCTACCTTTTGAAAGTAGCTTGTTTATTATTGGTTTAATTTGTTTGATGGCGCTGCCGGGTACTTCTGGGTTCTTTTCGAAAGAAGCTATTATTGCGCAGCTCTGGTCGTCAGATACCGCAGGACCGATGTTATGGTGGTGCGCGATTCTAGGAGCACTATTAACCAGTATCTATAGTTGTCGTTTGTTCTTTCTCGGCTTTCTTGGCAAAGCGCGATTTAATGAAAATGTCCAGTTAGAAAAAAGTACCTTGCTGCGCACATCATTAATCGTTTTGGCTTTGTTATCTTTATTTGGCGGATTGATCCCGCTTGATCTTACGTTAGTCTTTTCATCCGTTATTAACTTACCGTTAGCGCAACTGACAGAGCCCACTTGGCTGCATAGCGTTGCTATTGTAACGCCCTTTATTGGCATTGTGTTTTCATGGTTTTATTTTAAGTCTTATCGGATTTATCAGGTTACGGGTAAGGAGCATATTCTGCAGCCAAATAACGGGCGGTTTGTTGTGTTTTGTAGACAAGGCTTAGGTTTTGACGGCCTTTACAAAAAGCTGTTCATTATGCCTTATCAATGGCTAGCGCAGATAAATAAAAATGATATTTTCGACCAAATCATTATGCTAAATGCTTGGTATGTTGGCTTATGGCATGATGCATTGGTGCTTGTGCAAAATGGTAGCTTGCGTTGGTATCTAGCGGCCTTTGGATTAGCAATAATGCTGCTATTAGGAGTAAGTCTCTTATGA
- the nuoK gene encoding NADH-quinone oxidoreductase subunit NuoK — protein MTSIPLFHVLILSSLLFVIGFIGVVARKNTLFILMSLEVMLNAVGVAFIGAGSVWQQADGQVMFILILTLAAAEVAVGLALLIRMQKKYRSLDIDVLNQMKG, from the coding sequence ATGACCAGTATCCCGTTATTTCATGTGCTTATCTTATCGAGTTTACTCTTTGTTATTGGTTTTATTGGTGTGGTAGCAAGGAAAAACACGCTATTTATCTTGATGAGTTTGGAAGTCATGCTTAATGCCGTTGGGGTTGCTTTTATCGGTGCCGGCAGTGTTTGGCAACAAGCTGACGGCCAAGTGATGTTTATTTTAATTTTAACGCTAGCGGCTGCTGAAGTGGCCGTTGGTTTAGCGTTATTAATTCGCATGCAAAAGAAATATCGCTCTTTAGATATTGATGTACTAAATCAGATGAAGGGGTAA
- the nuoJ gene encoding NADH-quinone oxidoreductase subunit J, with the protein MLANFASIDSLFYLAGLVAVIASLKVVTGNNTVHALLYLVVSLLAVAICFYLMGAPFAAGLEVIVYAGAILVLFVFAVLMFGLGADETANAPQNKSIANMFGAMFLAFALLIEIVIIINNGDMQQNLQANVIDSRAVGIMLYGPYLLAVEIASFLLLAGLLAGYHYAKPDVTGGPL; encoded by the coding sequence ATGCTAGCTAATTTTGCTTCGATTGATAGCTTATTTTATCTTGCTGGCCTCGTTGCCGTTATTGCCAGTTTAAAGGTCGTTACCGGCAATAACACCGTGCACGCGCTGTTATATTTAGTGGTGTCATTATTGGCGGTTGCGATTTGTTTTTATTTAATGGGCGCACCGTTCGCCGCAGGATTAGAGGTGATCGTTTACGCGGGAGCCATTTTAGTCTTGTTTGTTTTTGCGGTGTTGATGTTTGGTTTAGGTGCAGATGAAACGGCCAATGCGCCACAAAATAAAAGTATCGCAAATATGTTTGGTGCGATGTTTTTGGCCTTTGCGCTGCTAATTGAAATCGTCATTATTATCAACAATGGTGATATGCAACAAAACTTACAAGCCAATGTTATTGACTCGAGAGCTGTTGGCATCATGTTATACGGTCCCTATTTACTTGCCGTTGAAATCGCCTCTTTTTTACTTCTCGCTGGCTTGTTAGCAGGCTACCACTATGCAAAACCTGATGTGACAGGGGGACCTCTATGA
- the nuoI gene encoding NADH-quinone oxidoreductase subunit NuoI: MLSQLRTMWLVLKHTFTKADTVQYPEQKPYLAPRYRGRIVLTRDPDGQERCVACNLCAVACPVDCIALQQIVDDDGRKRADFFRINFSRCILCGFCEEACPTYAIQLTPDVELAEYDRQNLVYEKQHLLINGPGKYPDYSFYQQSGVAIAGKGKGQGEQERPPIDIKGLMP, encoded by the coding sequence ATGCTTAGTCAACTTCGTACTATGTGGTTGGTACTTAAACATACCTTTACTAAGGCTGATACGGTTCAATATCCAGAGCAAAAGCCTTATTTAGCGCCGAGATATCGAGGACGGATTGTACTGACTCGAGATCCTGATGGTCAAGAACGCTGCGTGGCGTGTAATCTTTGTGCTGTTGCTTGTCCGGTTGATTGTATTGCGTTGCAACAGATAGTTGATGACGATGGTCGCAAGCGTGCTGATTTTTTTCGTATTAACTTTTCACGTTGTATTTTATGTGGTTTTTGTGAGGAGGCTTGTCCTACCTACGCAATTCAATTAACGCCAGATGTGGAGTTAGCCGAATACGATAGACAAAATTTAGTTTATGAAAAACAACATTTACTCATCAATGGTCCCGGTAAATATCCTGATTATAGTTTTTACCAACAATCAGGTGTCGCCATTGCAGGTAAAGGCAAAGGGCAAGGGGAGCAAGAACGCCCGCCGATTGATATTAAAGGCTTAATGCCATGA
- the nuoH gene encoding NADH-quinone oxidoreductase subunit NuoH — translation MVEMLWKLVEITIIIALLIPIAAMLVWVERRVIGIWQDRCGPNRVGPFGVLQSLADLLKILGKEDWIPPFSDRLVFVLAPVIGAMCVLMSFAVVPFSPSIGVSDLNIGLLFFLAMASLAVYSVVLAGWASNSKYALLGGMRAAAQTVSYEVFMGLSVMGVVLLTGSFNLREIVLAQADGWLIQSQFIGFFIFLVAGIAESHRLPFDLPEAETELTAGFHTEYSGLKFALFFLGEYLGVTLISAMSVVLFFGGWLMPEPLASWLPPLLWFIIKIMFFVLFFILLRTSLPRPRFDQLLKFGWVVMLPLALLNLLVTAVLRLTGVL, via the coding sequence ATGGTTGAAATGCTGTGGAAATTAGTTGAAATCACCATCATTATCGCGTTACTTATTCCGATTGCGGCGATGTTGGTATGGGTTGAACGGCGAGTAATAGGTATCTGGCAAGACCGCTGCGGCCCTAATAGAGTCGGCCCTTTTGGCGTTTTACAGTCATTGGCTGATTTGCTGAAAATTCTGGGTAAAGAGGATTGGATCCCACCATTTAGTGACCGTTTAGTTTTCGTTTTAGCGCCGGTTATTGGTGCTATGTGTGTGCTGATGAGTTTTGCGGTGGTGCCATTTTCGCCCAGTATTGGCGTTTCTGATTTAAATATCGGTTTGTTATTTTTTCTTGCTATGGCGTCCTTGGCTGTTTATAGCGTTGTGCTCGCCGGTTGGGCATCAAATTCTAAATATGCCTTATTAGGGGGTATGCGTGCGGCGGCACAAACGGTGAGTTATGAAGTCTTTATGGGCTTGTCAGTGATGGGTGTCGTGCTACTGACGGGCAGCTTTAACTTACGTGAAATTGTGTTAGCACAAGCCGATGGTTGGTTAATTCAATCACAATTTATTGGCTTCTTTATTTTCTTAGTTGCCGGTATTGCTGAAAGCCATCGGCTACCTTTTGATTTGCCGGAAGCTGAAACCGAGCTTACTGCTGGCTTTCATACTGAATATTCTGGGCTGAAATTTGCCTTATTCTTTTTAGGCGAGTATTTAGGCGTAACGCTTATTTCTGCAATGTCAGTGGTGCTATTTTTTGGCGGTTGGTTGATGCCTGAACCGCTAGCATCTTGGCTACCTCCTTTACTGTGGTTTATTATTAAAATTATGTTTTTTGTGCTGTTTTTTATTCTTTTAAGAACTTCACTTCCTCGGCCACGGTTTGACCAATTATTAAAATTTGGTTGGGTGGTGATGTTGCCGTTAGCATTATTGAATCTTTTGGTTACCGCGGTACTGCGTTTAACAGGGGTGTTATAA